In uncultured Cohaesibacter sp., a genomic segment contains:
- the glp gene encoding gephyrin-like molybdotransferase Glp produces MISYHEALELLLQCDRLPTTRLAIADAPGFVNAQPVVSAETVPPFTNSSMDGFAVRAGDLAGASPATPVTLPVVGSTAAGDLPSTGRDGAWEIMTGAALPQGYDAVVKIEDVELTGDAVRFSAPIAEGENVRAAGQDFAMGTPVLAAGDVIMPEQVMALAAVGQKDVTVYRKPTVTIINTGKELVQDAETTLRPGQIRDASGPYLMTMLGTLGYAADYSGIIPDDEELFRSRLAAIVAKGTTDVVISTGAVSAGKYDFIPDVLRALGADIRFHKLTNRPGKPALYARFANGTHYLGLPGNPVSTAVGLRFLAVPLCRHLQGLAPERPLKACLLTETRKVKGLRFFCKARASVSADGALQVQVFDGQESFRVRPLLQANCWAVFDEAPGLIPAGDMVAIYPLVPDRWKLELRAADAPLPDAGLTNEGSTHEVTH; encoded by the coding sequence ATGATTTCCTATCACGAAGCGCTTGAGCTGCTTCTTCAATGTGACCGGCTTCCGACCACTCGACTGGCTATTGCCGACGCCCCCGGCTTCGTCAATGCACAGCCCGTTGTGAGCGCAGAGACCGTACCGCCTTTCACAAACTCCAGCATGGATGGCTTTGCAGTCCGGGCCGGGGATCTGGCCGGGGCCAGTCCTGCCACGCCAGTAACATTGCCGGTTGTCGGGTCCACCGCAGCAGGGGACTTGCCTTCCACCGGTCGTGACGGAGCTTGGGAGATCATGACCGGGGCGGCCCTGCCTCAAGGGTATGACGCGGTCGTCAAGATCGAGGATGTGGAGCTAACCGGCGATGCAGTGCGCTTCAGCGCGCCAATCGCCGAGGGCGAGAATGTTCGCGCCGCCGGTCAGGATTTCGCCATGGGCACCCCCGTTCTTGCAGCCGGCGACGTCATCATGCCCGAACAGGTGATGGCGCTTGCCGCTGTGGGCCAGAAGGATGTGACGGTCTATCGCAAGCCTACAGTGACAATCATCAACACCGGCAAGGAACTGGTTCAGGATGCGGAAACGACGCTGAGACCGGGCCAGATTCGTGATGCCAGCGGCCCCTATCTGATGACCATGCTCGGCACGCTGGGATATGCTGCTGACTACAGCGGCATCATCCCGGACGACGAGGAGCTGTTCCGATCCCGTCTGGCAGCGATCGTGGCTAAAGGGACGACGGATGTGGTGATTTCCACCGGCGCCGTTTCGGCTGGCAAATATGACTTCATCCCCGATGTGCTAAGGGCGCTCGGCGCGGATATCCGCTTTCACAAGCTGACCAACCGGCCAGGCAAGCCCGCACTCTATGCGCGCTTTGCCAATGGCACCCATTATCTCGGTCTGCCGGGCAACCCCGTTTCCACCGCCGTCGGGCTGCGCTTCCTTGCGGTGCCGCTTTGTCGCCACCTGCAGGGGCTTGCCCCCGAAAGGCCGCTCAAGGCCTGCCTTCTCACAGAAACCCGAAAAGTCAAAGGCCTGCGCTTCTTCTGCAAGGCCCGTGCGTCTGTCTCGGCTGATGGCGCATTGCAGGTGCAGGTATTCGATGGGCAGGAATCCTTCAGAGTCAGACCGCTGCTGCAAGCCAATTGCTGGGCTGTCTTTGACGAGGCTCCCGGCCTCATCCCGGCAGGAGACATGGTCGCTATCTATCCGCTCGTCCCGGACCGCTGGAAACTGGAGCTCCGTGCGGCTGATGCCCCTCTGCCAGATGCCGGATTGACCAACGAAGGAAGCACCCATGAAGTTACGCATTGA
- a CDS encoding transposase codes for MASAVNREGYREILGICKGAKEDKFGWSSFLRHLVDRGLKSVQLVISDACRGLCREYRRLSS; via the coding sequence GTGGCCAGTGCGGTCAACAGGGAAGGCTATCGGGAGATATTGGGCATTTGTAAGGGTGCCAAGGAAGACAAGTTCGGCTGGTCCTCATTCCTTCGACATCTGGTTGACCGTGGTCTGAAGAGTGTTCAGCTGGTCATCTCGGATGCCTGCAGGGGGCTTTGTAGAGAGTATCGCAGATTATCTTCCTGA
- a CDS encoding transposase, which yields MVHFYRNVFSHVPSDKMREVTHMLKAIHAQESRKAAQEKADTVVAELRAKRMVRAAELIEECLGETLTYYAFPDSHWQKIRTNNPLERIMKEIRRRTRVVGAFPDGQSCLNLAAAKLRHIAASKWSTRKYMNMEPLFAEQNQTEGAVA from the coding sequence ATGGTGCATTTCTATCGCAACGTGTTCAGCCACGTGCCTTCGGACAAGATGCGGGAGGTGACGCATATGCTCAAGGCCATTCATGCGCAAGAAAGCCGCAAGGCAGCACAAGAGAAGGCGGATACGGTCGTCGCAGAGCTTCGCGCAAAGCGCATGGTCCGGGCTGCTGAATTGATCGAGGAATGCCTCGGGGAGACACTCACCTACTATGCCTTCCCGGACAGTCACTGGCAAAAGATCCGCACCAACAATCCGCTCGAGCGGATCATGAAGGAGATCCGGCGCCGCACGCGCGTTGTCGGGGCATTTCCGGACGGGCAGTCATGCCTGAACCTGGCCGCGGCCAAGCTCAGGCATATCGCAGCCAGCAAATGGTCAACACGTAAATACATGAACATGGAACCGCTCTTTGCAGAGCAAAATCAAACCGAGGGAGCCGTGGCCTGA